One Gammaproteobacteria bacterium genomic window, GGATAGATTCTTCTTCATCTGCATTTTATAAGCTGCTTTTTGCTGAACCATTGTTGATCCAGTAATAGTCTTTAGACTTATTTTTACCTTCAAATATATCTTTTAAATTAGCTTCGAATCTAGTTAACAGCTTTAAGCTATCCCCTGGAATAATATCTTTAACCGGCTTGTAACTATTATCTGATAATTTGAGTTTATGCTCAGAAGTGGCACGAATAATTGTACCATCCTCTAGTGTAACTTTGTATACCTGGTTATTATACCCTGTTACTCTAGGGTGTCTCATCGTACGTATAACAATTTTATTATCATTATCATAACAAAATACAGGAACGTCGTTTCCTTCTTCAGCTAACTGTTTAATCGGTACGTTACCTCTACCATCTGCCAAATACACTAGTGTATCTCCAGTTATACATGGATTTGTTGAAATAGTATTGAATCCTTTACTAGAATAGCAATCTACAGCATTATACTTAGTCATCCTATCCCAAAACATCAAACCAGGTTCAGCACTCTGCCAAGCCATATGTATGATCTTCTTCCAAGCATTTCTAGCATTAATTTGCTTTCTTATACTCGGATTAGGTGAGTCTATAGGAAATCTCTGTTCAAACTCTTTATTCTCTTTAACTGCGGTCAAGAATTCATCAGTTAAAGCTACAGATATATTTGCTCCAGTTACTTTCTTACGGTCCAACTTCATAGATACAAAATCTATTGCAGCTGGATTATAATAGCAGGAGAGAGTTTTAATGTCTCGTTCTCCTTTAGTTTTATCTCCTGGGATAATTACAGGCAAAGGGTTTTTCCATACTAGGTCATTAGCTTCTGGAATAATAACACATTCAGGATGAGTTATATCTAGTAACAACATTAAGGCTCCACGTCTACCATTCTGTGCTACTTCTCTCATTGAGTTAGAATACCTCTCAGCAAAGCTAACAACACCAGTAGAAGTTCTAGCAGCGTTAGTAGTAGGTGTCCCTGCTGGTCTTAGATTAGATAATGGAGTACCTACACCCCCTCTTCTTTTACTTAACTGCACCAACTGCTCATCACATCTCATAATCGCCCCATAGCTATCTAAAGGTGCTTCTATTACAAAACAATTTGATAAGGATATCTTTTGATAGTCATTACCTATACCTGTCATTGGAGAGCTTTGAGGTATTAGATATTTAAATCTATCAAATAACTTAAATATAGCTTCCTCAGTTAGTGGTTCTTTAAATTTCTTACTCTCTATTCTAGCAAACTCTTTAGCGAGTCTCCTATGCATCATCTCGGGGTTGCTCTCTAATAGATTACCTTGTAAATCTCTTAAAGCGTTAGCATCTATCCAAACTTTCGCTGCTAATTCATCCCCATTAAAATAATCAACAGAAGCTTTATTGGCTTCTTCAAAACTGTAAATTTTAGTCATACTCTTATGTTTAACTTC contains:
- a CDS encoding ribonucleoside-diphosphate reductase alpha chain, which codes for MLLICFYSRLREVKHKSMTKIYSFEEANKASVDYFNGDELAAKVWIDANALRDLQGNLLESNPEMMHRRLAKEFARIESKKFKEPLTEEAIFKLFDRFKYLIPQSSPMTGIGNDYQKISLSNCFVIEAPLDSYGAIMRCDEQLVQLSKRRGGVGTPLSNLRPAGTPTTNAARTSTGVVSFAERYSNSMREVAQNGRRGALMLLLDITHPECVIIPEANDLVWKNPLPVIIPGDKTKGERDIKTLSCYYNPAAIDFVSMKLDRKKVTGANISVALTDEFLTAVKENKEFEQRFPIDSPNPSIRKQINARNAWKKIIHMAWQSAEPGLMFWDRMTKYNAVDCYSSKGFNTISTNPCITGDTLVYLADGRGNVPIKQLAEEGNDVPVFCYDNDNKIVIRTMRHPRVTGYNNQVYKVTLEDGTIIRATSEHKLKLSDNSYKPVKDIIPGDSLKLLTRFEANLKDIFEGKNKSKDYYWINNGSAKSSL